TCCGTCACAATCCGAGGTCAGCAATGAGTAAGGGATAAGAGATCCATTGTAAGCGGCGAAAAAGCGGGATGCACTACGGAGAGAAACAGCGAGCAAGGTGATTCGTCGGCATGACCAAGGGCTTTTGAATCGTATCCGTTGACAAAACGCACGGAATCGTACGCGATTACCGCAGTCGCCACCGAAGGAAATTGAAGCTTCTTCATCAAAATGCCCCATCTCTTCCCTCTTCGACCGATTCGTTCAATAACGAACCAGGCAGGCGCTATTCGGGTCTTAGTCTGTTACAAATGGATTCGCCGTACCTGCGGCGACCTTTTCCGAATCTTTTCTCATCAAAATTGAGAACCTGGCGATCATTCCATGAACGGACGACAGCTGCAAAAATTAGGCGTGCCGGAAGAATGCGTACGGGAAGCGATCACGGCGATCCAGTTCGCGATTGCTTCGCGAACGACCGACAGCAAGCAGATCAAACCAAAAATCAAAGAGATTTTGGACGCTCCAGAAGCGTATCGAGCGGACGAATATTTCGCCAAGTTTGCGCAAGCGATCATCGACGATCGCAACTTTGTGCGGGCCGAGCCGGTCGCGTACGAAACATGGGGAAAGTCGGGGATCGACCAAGAGTCACACTTCCAAATGCGGCAAGCTTGCAGCGTGCCGGTGGCGGTCGCCGGCGCATTGATGCCGGATGCGCATGTCGGTTATGGGCTGCCGATTGGCGGCGTGTTGGCGTGTGAAAACGCGGTGATTCCGTACGCGGTGGGTGTGGACATCGCGTGCCGGATGAAGCTCTCGGTTCTGGATATCGGCGCCGACTCGATCGATTCTCAGTTCAATCGCTTTAAAGAGGCGCTGGAAGGGGGAACCCGGTTTGGCGTAGGAAAGGAGTATCAAAAGCCGCAGGCACACGCGGTAATGGACGCCGACTGGTCAATCACGCGGATCACGCGAGAAAAGAAGGATCGCGCGTGGAAGCAATTGGGAACGTCTGGTTCGGGCAACCATTTTGTCGAGTTCGGCGTGCTGACGCTGACCGAGCGCGATGAAGAATTGAACCTGGAAGCTGGTCAGTACGTGGCGCTGCTTAGCCATAGCGGAAGTCGCGGCGCTGGCGCAGCAGTTTGTTCGACGTACAGCGCGATTGCGCAAGCGGCGTTGCCGAAGAAGTACGAAGATCTCGGCCGTTTGGCCTGGCTCGACCTCGATAGCGAAGCGGGTCAAGAGTACTGGGCGGCGATGAATTTGATGGGGGACTACGCCGCGGCCAACCACGACGTGATCCACCGTCAGGTATCGAAGCTTTTGGGATCTCAGATTATCGCGGGAGTTGAGAATCACCACAACTTTGCTTGGAAAGAAACGCATGGCGGTAAGGAAGTGATCGTGCATCGCAAAGGAGCGACTCCGGCCGCGGCAGGCGAGTTGGGTGTGATTCCTGGCTCGATGGCCGATCCAGCGTTTGTGGTCCGCGGCAAAGGAAACGCGGCGTCGCTCGGTTCGGCTTCACACGGCGCCGGTCGACAAATGTCGCGCACCAAGGCGCGCGATAAGTTCAGCTGGAATGCGGTGAAGAACGACCTCGAGAAGAAAGGGGTTCGCGTTTTGTCGGCAGGCGCAGACGAAGTGCCTGG
The nucleotide sequence above comes from Blastopirellula sp. J2-11. Encoded proteins:
- a CDS encoding RtcB family protein, with product MNGRQLQKLGVPEECVREAITAIQFAIASRTTDSKQIKPKIKEILDAPEAYRADEYFAKFAQAIIDDRNFVRAEPVAYETWGKSGIDQESHFQMRQACSVPVAVAGALMPDAHVGYGLPIGGVLACENAVIPYAVGVDIACRMKLSVLDIGADSIDSQFNRFKEALEGGTRFGVGKEYQKPQAHAVMDADWSITRITREKKDRAWKQLGTSGSGNHFVEFGVLTLTERDEELNLEAGQYVALLSHSGSRGAGAAVCSTYSAIAQAALPKKYEDLGRLAWLDLDSEAGQEYWAAMNLMGDYAAANHDVIHRQVSKLLGSQIIAGVENHHNFAWKETHGGKEVIVHRKGATPAAAGELGVIPGSMADPAFVVRGKGNAASLGSASHGAGRQMSRTKARDKFSWNAVKNDLEKKGVRVLSAGADEVPGAYKDIRQVMNEQADLVDIVARFDPRIVKMCDDGSKAED